Proteins from a genomic interval of Ficedula albicollis isolate OC2 chromosome 9, FicAlb1.5, whole genome shotgun sequence:
- the PAQR9 gene encoding progestin and adipoQ receptor family member 9, which yields MPAGEGDKKEAAPPPPRPAALLRWDEVPEDFVECFILSGYRRLHCSAQECLASVLQPTNETLNFWTHFIPLLLFLSRFGRLLLLRGAGDVPFHHPALLPLWCYASGVLLTFAMSCTAHLFSCLSPRLRATFFYLDYASISYYGFASTVAYSYYLLPGLSLLDAGAMSRYVQQRLGWQLDCSLPIAAYRVLVLPVALALAVGCTAACCRSRAACCAYPFAVRTFVFAMPLSMACPIMLESLLFDLRARNPTLFVYFYRRYFWLLVAAFFNVSKIPERIQPGLFDIVGHSHQLFHIFTFLSIYDQVHYVEDGLAEFLKAPLAAPTYLGTVGYMLLLTVCLAVVVRRFLNVADLCKQD from the coding sequence atgccGGCGGGCGAGGGGGACAAGAAGGAGgcggcgccgccgccgcctcgCCCTGCCGCCCTGCTGCGGTGGGACGAGGTGCCCGAGGACTTCGTGGAGTGCTTCATCCTCTCGGGCTACCGGCGGCTGCACTGCTCGGCGCAGGAGTGCCTGGCCTCGGTGCTGCAGCCCACCAACGAGACCCTCAACTTCTGGACCCACttcatcccactgctgctcttcctcagcCGCTTCgggcggctgctgctgctgcggggTGCCGGGGACGTGCCCTTCCACCACCcggccctgctgcccctctggTGCTACGCCTCGGGGGTGCTGCTCACCTTCGCCATGAGCTGCACGGCCCACCTCTTCAGCTGCCTCTCCCCGCGCCTCCGCGCCACCTTCTTCTACCTGGACTACGCCTCCATCAGCTACTACGGCTTCGCCAGTACCGTGGCCTACTCCTACtacctgctgccagggctgagcctgctGGACGCGGGCGCCATGAGCCGCTACGTGCAGCAGcggctgggctggcagctggactGCAGCCTGCCCATCGCGGCCTACCGCGTGCTCGTGCTGCCCGTGGCGCTGGCGCTGGCCGTGGGCTGCACGGCCGCCTGCTGCCGCAGCCGCGCCGCCTGCTGCGCCTACCCCTTCGCCGTGCGCACCTTCGTGTTCGCCATGCCGCTCAGCATGGCCTGCCCCATCATGCTGGAGAGCCTCCTCTTCGACCTCCGCGCACGCAACCCCACGCTCTTCGTCTACTTCTACCGCCGCTACTTCTGGCTGCTGGTGGCCGCCTTCTTCAACGTCAGCAAAATCCCCGAGCGGATCCAGCCGGGGCTCTTCGACATCGTGGGGCATAGCCATCAGCTTTTCCACATCTTCACCTTCCTCAGCATCTACGACCAGGTGCACTACGTGGAGGACGGGCTGGCTGAGTTTCTCAAGGCACCCCTGGCTGCCCCCACCTACCTAGGCACCGTGGGATATATGCTGCTCCTGACCGTCTGCCTTGCCGTGGTCGTCAGGAGGTTCCTCAACGTTGCAGACCTCTGCAAGCAGGACTGA